A single genomic interval of Streptococcus oralis subsp. dentisani harbors:
- a CDS encoding histidine phosphatase family protein, whose protein sequence is MKIIFVRHGEPDYRELEERSYTGFGMDLAPLSEKGRQQAQELCQNPLLQSANLLVTSAVTRALETAFYVSCATGLPLRVEPLLHEWQVYESGIENFERARCLFLESKGELLPNSSIQYETAAEMKSRFLECMTKYREHQTVVVVAHRMLMRQFVPNEKIDFCQVIECEIEI, encoded by the coding sequence ATGAAGATTATCTTTGTACGTCATGGGGAACCAGATTACCGTGAGTTAGAGGAACGTTCTTATACAGGTTTTGGGATGGATTTGGCCCCCTTATCTGAGAAGGGACGACAACAAGCTCAGGAACTTTGCCAAAATCCCTTACTACAATCAGCTAACTTACTAGTGACTTCAGCAGTAACGAGAGCTTTAGAAACAGCTTTTTATGTTTCTTGTGCTACTGGCCTCCCTTTGAGGGTGGAGCCTTTGTTACACGAATGGCAGGTTTATGAAAGTGGTATAGAGAATTTTGAAAGAGCTAGATGTCTGTTTTTAGAAAGCAAGGGGGAGTTGCTTCCTAATAGTTCTATTCAATATGAGACAGCTGCGGAGATGAAGTCTCGTTTTCTAGAATGCATGACTAAGTATCGAGAACATCAGACTGTGGTAGTTGTCGCTCATCGAATGCTCATGCGCCAGTTTGTACCTAATGAAAAAATTGATTTTTGCCAAGTGATAGAGTGTGAGATAGAGATTTAG
- the radA gene encoding DNA repair protein RadA codes for MAKKKATFVCQNCGYNSPKYLGRCPNCGSWSSFVEEVEIAEVKNARVSLTGEKTKPMKLAEVTSINVNRTKTEMEEFNRVLGGGVVPGSLVLIGGDPGIGKSTLLLQVSTQLSQVGTVLYVSGEESAQQIKLRAERLGDIDSEFYLYAETNMQSVRAEVERIQPDFLIIDSIQTIMSPEISGVQGSVSQVREVTAELMQLAKTNNIAIFIVGHVTKEGTLAGPRMLEHMVDTVLYFEGERHHTFRILRAVKNRFGSTNEIGIFEMQSGGLVEVLNPSQVFLEERLDGATGSSIVVTMEGTRPILAEVQALVTPTMFGNAKRTTTGLDFNRASLIMAVLEKRAGLLLQNQDAYLKSAGGVKLDEPAIDLAVAVAIASSYKDKPTNPQECFVGELGLTGEIRRVNRIEQRINEAAKLGFTKIYVPKNSLTGITPPKEIQVIGVTTIQEVLKMVFA; via the coding sequence ATCGCAAAGAAAAAAGCGACATTTGTATGTCAAAATTGTGGGTATAATTCCCCTAAATATCTAGGACGTTGTCCCAACTGTGGATCTTGGTCTTCTTTTGTCGAGGAAGTTGAGATTGCAGAGGTCAAGAATGCGCGTGTGTCCTTGACAGGTGAAAAAACCAAACCTATGAAACTGGCTGAAGTAACTTCTATCAATGTCAATCGAACCAAGACTGAGATGGAGGAATTTAACCGAGTGCTTGGTGGAGGAGTGGTACCGGGGAGTCTCGTCCTTATCGGTGGGGATCCAGGGATTGGGAAATCAACCCTTCTCTTACAAGTCTCGACTCAGCTGTCCCAAGTAGGGACTGTTCTCTATGTCAGCGGGGAGGAGTCTGCCCAGCAGATTAAACTCCGTGCAGAACGCTTGGGAGATATTGATAGTGAGTTTTATCTCTATGCAGAGACCAATATGCAGAGTGTTCGTGCAGAAGTAGAAAGAATTCAGCCAGACTTTCTCATTATCGATTCCATCCAGACCATTATGTCTCCTGAGATTTCAGGGGTGCAAGGTTCTGTGTCTCAGGTGCGTGAGGTGACGGCTGAGCTTATGCAGCTGGCTAAGACTAATAACATTGCCATTTTTATCGTAGGGCATGTGACCAAGGAAGGGACCTTGGCTGGTCCGCGTATGTTGGAGCATATGGTAGATACAGTGCTTTACTTTGAAGGGGAACGTCACCATACCTTTCGTATCTTGAGAGCAGTCAAAAACCGTTTTGGTTCCACTAATGAGATTGGCATCTTTGAGATGCAGTCGGGCGGATTGGTTGAGGTGCTCAATCCGAGTCAAGTTTTTCTAGAGGAGCGTTTGGATGGGGCTACTGGCTCGTCAATCGTTGTGACCATGGAAGGGACCCGTCCGATTTTAGCAGAAGTTCAAGCCTTGGTGACACCGACTATGTTTGGAAATGCCAAGCGTACTACGACAGGTCTTGATTTCAATCGTGCGAGTCTGATTATGGCTGTTTTGGAAAAACGGGCAGGACTTCTCTTGCAAAATCAGGATGCCTATCTCAAATCTGCTGGTGGGGTCAAATTGGATGAGCCCGCTATTGATTTAGCCGTTGCGGTTGCTATTGCTTCGAGTTACAAGGACAAGCCTACCAATCCTCAGGAATGTTTTGTGGGTGAACTGGGCTTGACTGGAGAAATTCGGCGTGTGAATCGTATCGAGCAGCGCATCAATGAAGCTGCTAAACTGGGCTTTACTAAGATTTATGTACCTAAAAATTCCTTGACAGGAATCACTCCACCCAAGGAAATTCAGGTGATTGGAGTGACAACGATTCAGGAAGTTCTGAAAATGGTCTTTGCATAA
- the tadA gene encoding tRNA adenosine(34) deaminase TadA yields the protein MGYTVEEKEAFMKEALKEAEIALEHDEIPIGCVIVKDGEIIGRGHNAREELQRAVMHAEIMAIENANASEESWRLLDCTLFVTIEPCVMCSGAIGLARIPNVVYGAKNQKFGAAGSLYDILTDERLNHRVEVETGILEDECAAIMQDFFRNRRKK from the coding sequence ATGGGTTATACAGTTGAAGAAAAAGAAGCTTTTATGAAAGAGGCCTTGAAAGAGGCAGAGATTGCTCTGGAACACGATGAAATTCCAATTGGTTGTGTGATTGTCAAGGATGGAGAGATCATTGGTCGGGGGCATAATGCGCGCGAGGAGTTGCAACGGGCGGTTATGCATGCAGAAATCATGGCCATAGAAAATGCGAATGCAAGTGAAGAGAGTTGGCGTCTGCTTGATTGTACGTTGTTTGTGACCATTGAGCCTTGTGTTATGTGTAGTGGGGCGATTGGACTTGCCCGTATTCCAAATGTAGTTTACGGGGCTAAAAACCAGAAATTTGGTGCTGCTGGTAGTTTGTACGACATCTTGACAGATGAACGTCTTAATCACCGTGTAGAGGTCGAAACGGGAATTTTGGAAGATGAATGTGCAGCTATTATGCAAGACTTTTTCCGAAATCGACGAAAAAAATAA
- a CDS encoding beta-class carbonic anhydrase, translated as MSYFEQFMQANQAYVALHGKLNLPLKPKTRVAIVTCMDSRLHVAQALGLALGDAHILRNAGGRVTEDMIRSLVISQQQMGTREIVVLHHTDCGAQTFQNESFHEHLKHELGVDVSDQDFLPFQDVEESVREDMQLLRESPLIPDDVVISGAVYDVDTGSMREVY; from the coding sequence GTGTCGTATTTTGAACAGTTTATGCAAGCCAATCAGGCTTATGTTGCCCTTCATGGGAAATTAAATCTGCCACTTAAGCCGAAAACAAGAGTAGCAATTGTGACCTGTATGGACTCACGGCTACACGTCGCGCAAGCTCTGGGTCTGGCACTTGGGGATGCCCATATCTTGCGGAATGCGGGTGGTCGAGTAACTGAGGACATGATTCGTTCACTGGTGATTTCCCAGCAACAAATGGGGACAAGAGAAATTGTGGTGCTTCACCATACAGACTGTGGAGCTCAAACTTTTCAAAATGAAAGTTTTCATGAACATTTGAAACACGAGCTCGGAGTTGATGTGTCTGATCAAGATTTTTTACCATTCCAGGATGTTGAAGAGAGTGTGAGAGAGGACATGCAGTTGCTTCGAGAATCTCCACTGATTCCTGATGATGTGGTTATTTCAGGTGCTGTCTATGATGTGGATACAGGAAGTATGAGAGAAGTATACTAA
- the comW gene encoding sigma(X)-activator ComW, with product MFQDIYEQIIEFCDAVEQEYKGLFADKTKWETTHLGYLHYYLIRYKITDERDFIIYHFRTSYRLFLEKFVMKRNFISN from the coding sequence ATGTTTCAAGATATCTATGAACAAATTATTGAATTTTGTGATGCTGTTGAGCAGGAGTACAAAGGGTTATTTGCTGATAAAACGAAATGGGAAACCACACATCTTGGTTATTTGCATTATTATTTAATTCGCTATAAGATTACTGATGAAAGAGATTTTATTATCTATCATTTTAGAACATCTTATCGTTTATTTTTAGAAAAATTTGTGATGAAAAGGAATTTTATTTCTAATTGA
- a CDS encoding adenylosuccinate synthase, whose amino-acid sequence MTSVVVVGTQWGDEGKGKITDFLSANAEVIARYQGGDNAGHTIVIDGKKFKLHLIPSGIFFPEKISVIGNGMVVNPKSLVKELSYLHEEGVTTDNLRISDRAHVILPYHIELDRLQEEAKGDNKIGTTIKGIGPAYMDKAARVGIRIADLLDKDIFRERLERNLSEKNRLFEKLYDSTPISIDDIFEEYYEYGQQIKQYVTDTSVILNDALDNGKRVLFEGAQGVMLDIDQGTYPFVTSSNPVAGGVTIGSGVGPSKIDKVVGVCKAYTSRVGDGPFPTELFDEVGNRIREVGHEYGTTTGRPRRVGWFDSVVMRHSRRVSGITNLSLNSIDVLSGLDTVKICVAYDLDGQRIDHYPASLEQLKRCKPIYEELPGWSEDITGVRNLEDLPENARNYVRRVSELVGVRISTFSVGPGREQTNILESVWS is encoded by the coding sequence ATGACTTCAGTTGTTGTTGTAGGTACCCAATGGGGCGATGAAGGTAAAGGGAAAATTACAGATTTTCTTTCAGCTAATGCAGAGGTGATTGCTCGTTACCAAGGTGGTGATAATGCTGGTCACACAATTGTGATTGATGGCAAGAAATTTAAGTTGCACTTGATTCCATCAGGTATTTTCTTCCCTGAAAAAATTTCAGTTATTGGGAATGGGATGGTTGTGAACCCGAAATCTCTTGTGAAAGAGTTGAGCTATCTTCATGAGGAAGGTGTGACAACTGATAACTTGCGTATTTCTGATCGTGCACATGTCATTTTGCCATATCATATTGAATTAGACCGTTTGCAAGAAGAAGCTAAAGGCGACAATAAAATCGGGACTACTATCAAGGGTATTGGTCCAGCATATATGGATAAGGCTGCTCGTGTAGGGATTCGAATTGCAGATCTTTTGGATAAGGATATTTTCCGTGAACGCTTGGAACGCAATCTTTCGGAAAAGAATCGTTTGTTTGAAAAATTGTATGACAGTACGCCTATTTCAATTGATGATATTTTTGAAGAGTACTATGAGTATGGCCAACAAATCAAGCAGTATGTGACAGATACATCCGTTATCTTGAACGATGCACTTGATAACGGTAAACGTGTACTTTTTGAAGGTGCACAAGGTGTCATGTTGGACATTGACCAAGGCACTTATCCATTTGTTACTTCTTCAAACCCTGTCGCTGGTGGTGTGACAATTGGTTCTGGTGTTGGTCCAAGTAAAATTGATAAGGTTGTAGGTGTATGTAAAGCTTATACGAGTCGTGTAGGTGACGGACCTTTCCCAACTGAGTTGTTTGATGAAGTGGGAAATCGCATTCGTGAAGTAGGTCATGAGTATGGTACAACAACTGGCCGTCCACGTCGTGTGGGTTGGTTTGACTCAGTTGTGATGCGTCATAGTCGCCGTGTATCTGGGATTACCAATCTTTCATTGAATTCTATTGATGTTTTGAGCGGTTTGGATACTGTGAAAATCTGTGTGGCCTATGATCTCGATGGTCAACGTATCGACCACTACCCAGCTAGTCTTGAACAGTTGAAACGTTGCAAACCTATCTACGAAGAATTGCCAGGGTGGTCAGAAGACATCACAGGAGTTCGTAATTTGGAAGATCTTCCTGAGAATGCGCGTAACTATGTTCGTCGTGTGAGTGAATTGGTTGGCGTTCGTATTTCGACATTCTCAGTAGGTCCTGGTCGTGAACAAACCAATATTTTAGAAAGTGTTTGGTCTTAA
- a CDS encoding dUTP diphosphatase, protein MKIRGFELVSSFTDKNLLPKRETAHAAGYDLKVAERTVIAPGEIVLVPTGVKAYMQPTEVLYLYDRSSNPRKKGLVLINSVGVIDGDYYGNPGNEGHIFAQMKNITDQEVVLEVGERVVQAVFAPFLIADGDEADGVRTGGFGSTGH, encoded by the coding sequence ATGAAAATTCGTGGTTTTGAATTGGTTTCGAGTTTTACAGATAAAAATTTGCTACCGAAGCGTGAGACAGCCCATGCAGCTGGTTATGATTTAAAGGTCGCGGAACGCACTGTGATTGCTCCAGGAGAGATTGTTCTCGTTCCGACAGGTGTTAAGGCCTATATGCAGCCGACAGAAGTTCTCTATCTTTATGATCGTTCATCAAACCCTCGTAAGAAGGGCTTGGTCTTGATTAACTCAGTTGGGGTCATTGATGGGGATTATTATGGAAATCCTGGAAATGAGGGACATATCTTTGCGCAGATGAAAAACATTACTGATCAGGAAGTGGTTCTTGAAGTTGGGGAACGTGTGGTTCAGGCTGTCTTTGCACCATTTTTAATCGCAGACGGAGATGAGGCAGACGGCGTGCGAACTGGTGGATTTGGATCAACAGGGCACTAA
- a CDS encoding ribose-phosphate diphosphokinase, whose protein sequence is MSFSDLKLFALSSNRELAERVAQEIGIELGKSTVRQFSDGEIQVNIEESIRGKHVFILQSTSSPVNDNLLEILIMVDALKRASAESVNVVMPYYGYARQDRKARAREPITAKLVANMLEVAGVDRLLTIDLHAAQIQGFFDIPVDHLMGAPLIADYFERRGMVGSDYVVVSPDHGGVTRARKLAEFLKTPIAIIDKRRSVDKMNTSEVMNIIGKVEGKTCILIDDMIDTAGTICHAADALAEAGAVEVYASCTHPVLSGPAMDNIQKSAIKKLVVLDTIYLPEERLIDKIEQISIAHLLGDAIIRIHEKRPLSPLFSIEKTI, encoded by the coding sequence ATGTCTTTTTCTGATTTAAAGCTGTTTGCCCTTTCTTCTAATAGAGAATTGGCAGAGCGTGTGGCGCAAGAAATTGGGATAGAGTTGGGGAAATCGACTGTTCGCCAATTTTCAGATGGAGAGATTCAGGTCAACATTGAAGAATCAATCCGTGGAAAACACGTCTTTATCCTACAATCAACTAGTTCACCTGTAAATGATAATTTACTTGAAATTTTGATTATGGTGGACGCATTGAAGCGGGCTAGTGCAGAATCTGTCAATGTTGTCATGCCTTACTATGGCTATGCACGTCAGGATAGAAAAGCAAGAGCGCGTGAGCCAATCACTGCAAAACTCGTTGCAAACATGCTAGAAGTTGCTGGCGTAGATCGTTTGTTGACGATTGATTTGCATGCTGCACAGATTCAGGGATTCTTTGATATTCCTGTAGATCACTTGATGGGTGCTCCATTGATTGCGGACTATTTTGAACGTCGTGGCATGGTTGGCTCTGACTACGTGGTTGTCAGCCCAGACCATGGTGGGGTGACTCGTGCTCGTAAATTGGCAGAGTTTTTGAAAACTCCGATTGCGATTATTGACAAACGCCGTAGTGTAGATAAGATGAATACCAGTGAAGTGATGAACATCATTGGTAAGGTAGAAGGTAAGACTTGTATCTTGATTGACGATATGATCGATACAGCTGGAACTATTTGTCATGCGGCGGATGCTCTTGCTGAAGCAGGTGCTGTTGAAGTTTACGCAAGCTGTACGCACCCAGTTCTTTCAGGGCCAGCTATGGACAATATCCAAAAATCAGCTATTAAGAAATTGGTTGTTTTGGATACTATCTACCTACCAGAAGAGCGTTTGATTGATAAGATTGAACAAATTTCGATTGCTCATCTTCTAGGCGATGCTATTATCCGTATCCACGAAAAACGTCCTCTTTCTCCTCTATTTAGTATTGAGAAAACCATTTAA